Genomic DNA from Marinobacter sp. LV10MA510-1:
TTCCCGGGCGTTGCAGAAATCCCTCAAACAGCGCCCATTCACGGGCAGTAAGCTCCACCGGCTGGCCGTTGCGGCTGATGCGGTGGTCACCCAGATCCACTTCAAGGTCGCCAACACGCACCAGAGGATTCGGATTGCCGCGATAACGGCGCGCCACGGCGGCCACCCGGGCAGACAGTTCTGATAGGTCAAAGGGCTTCACCAGGTAATCGTCGGCACCGGCATTCAGCCCCGCGATGCGGTCTGACACTTGGTCCCTGGCGGTCAGAATGATTACGGGGGTTGTATCACCGGCTGCCCTCAGTTTTTTCAAAAAATCAAAACCGTGACCGTCTGGCAGCATCAGGTCGAGCAAAATCAGGTTATAAGGCGTGGTTTTCACGCTCGTATCAGCGAAAGCGAGGC
This window encodes:
- a CDS encoding response regulator transcription factor, yielding MRVLLVEDTTGLGEAVRDQISEDGHAVDWVQSLAFADTSVKTTPYNLILLDLMLPDGHGFDFLKKLRAAGDTTPVIILTARDQVSDRIAGLNAGADDYLVKPFDLSELSARVAAVARRYRGNPNPLVRVGDLEVDLGDHRISRNGQPVELTAREWALFEGFLQRPGILLSRAQLEDRLYEFGAEIESNTIEVYISRMRKKLGHDAIVTVRGMGYRLEPNEH